A region of Anguilla anguilla isolate fAngAng1 chromosome 18, fAngAng1.pri, whole genome shotgun sequence DNA encodes the following proteins:
- the hkdc1 gene encoding hexokinase HKDC1 isoform X3: MLGLHWLFSKFSKPQDEQIKKVDSFLDAMRLSDEQLQDISAHFQAEMEKGLSAKSNETATVKMLPTHVLSTPDGSEKGDFLALKLGSSSLKVLQVKVSEDGKRKVEMNSHTYPIPYGIINGRGTDLFRHVAESLKDFMEKNHINNRKTPLGFTFSFPCRQSKLDEGVLLSWSKNYKARGVQGVDVVESLRQAIKQTGGMDVEVLALVNDTVGTMMSCGYDDQHCEVGVTVGTGTNACYMEELRHIDLVEGDEGRMCVSTEWGAFGDDGVLNDFITDLDREIDAPSSNPGKQLFEKMVSGLYMGELVRIVLLKMIKKGLLFEGRASDALRTKGKFQTKHIALIEEDKEGLKNTKEILVDLDLSPSEEDCIAVQRVCTIVSFRSANLCAAALAAILTRIRHNHKLKTLRTTVGVGGTVYRTHPQYPKRLQEVVQRLVPDCHVRFMLSKSGSGKGVAMVTAVAQKLAIQRQQISETLAAFKLSLAQLQEVRDKMRIEMERGLRKDTHSTASVKMLPTYIYSIPNGTETGKYLALDLGGTNFRVLVVNIRSGLHKSVHMDNKIYTVPQEIMQGTREELIDHIVQCISDFLDYMGMKNTCLPLGFTFSFPCRQNEIDKGSLVCWTKGFKATDCEGNDVVDMLKEAIKRRNEFNLDIVAVMNDTVGTMMTCAYEDHECEIGLIAGTGSNVCYMEDMRNIETVEGDNGQMCVNTEWGGFGENGCIDDIWTKFDKEVDEESLNVGKQRFEKMMSGMYLGEIVRHILIDLTRHGLLFRGHITDLLKTRGIFETKFLSQIESDRLALLQVRSILRRLGLDSTCDDSIIVKEVCGTVSQRAAQLCGAGMAAVVDKIRENRGLDHLDISVGVDGTLYKLHPHFSRILRKTVRDLAPRCDVTFVLSEDGSGKGAALITTVAQQRYSQM, from the exons ATGCTGGGTTTGCACTGGCTGTTCTCTAAGTTCTCCAAACCGCAGGATGAGCAGATAAAAAAG GTTGACAGCTTCCTGGATGCCATGCGTCTCTCCGATGAACAGCTCCAGGACATCTCAGCTCATTTCCAGGCGGAAATGGAGAAGGGTCTATCTGCTAAAAGCAATGAGACAGCCACGGTGAAGATGCTGCCCACTCACGTCCTCTCCACCCCCGATGGATCAG AGAAAGGGGACTTCCTGGCACTCAAACTTGGGAGCTCCAGTCTCAAGGTGCTGCAGGTAAAGGTGTCAGAAGATGGGAAGAGGAAGGTGGAAATGAACAGCCACACCTACCCCATCCCTTATGGGATTATCAACGGCAGGGGCACAGAT CTCTTCAGGCATGTTGCAGAGTCCCTGAAAGATTTCATGGAGAAGAATCACATCAATAACAGGAAAACCCCCCTGGGCTTCACCTTCTCCTTCCCCTGCAGACAGTCCAAACTGGATGAG GGTGTACTTCTGTCATGGTCAAAGAATTACAAGGCCAGAGGAGTCCAGGGCGTGGATGTGGTGGAAAGCTTAAGGCAGGCTATCAAACAAACTGGG GGTATGGATGTGGAAGTCTTGGCTCTCGTCAACGACACAGTGGGGACCATGATGTCCTGTGGGTATGATGACCAGCACTGTGAGGTTGGAGTCACTGTAG GCACGGGTACGAACGCCTGCTACATGGAGGAGCTGAGACACATTGACCtggtggagggagatgaaggCAGGATGTGTGTCAGCACGGAGTGGGGAGCATTTGGGGACGATGGCGTGCTCAACGACTTCATCACAGACCTTGACCGAGAGATTGATGCGCCTTCCAGCAACCCTGGGAAACAGCT ATTTGAGAAGATGGTCAGTGGGCTGTATATGGGAGAGCTGGTGCGGATCGTTCTGCTGAAGATGATTAAGAAAGGCCTGCTCTTCGAAGGCCGGGCTTCGGACGCCCTTCGGACCAAAGGCAAATTCCAGACCAAGCACATTGCTTTAATCGAAGA GGATAAGGAGGGTCTGAAGAACACAAAGGAGATTCTGGTGGATTTGGATCTCAGCCCCTCAGAGGAAGACTGCATCGCCGTCCAGCGCGTTTGCACCATCGTCTCCTTCCGCTCAGCAAACCTCTGTGCTGCAGCCTTGGCAGCCATTCTGACCCGAATCCGGCATAACCACAAGCTGAAGACCCTCAGGACCACGGTCGGCGTGGGCGGGACCGTTTACCGGACTCATCCTCA GTACCCCAAACGGCTCCAGGAGGTGGTGCAGAGGCTGGTGCCAGACTGCCACGTGCGGTTCATGCTATCGAAGAGTGGCAGCGGAAAGGGCGTAGCCATGGTAACAGCAGTTGCCCAGAAGCTGGCCATTCAGCGGCAGCAGATCAGCGAGACGCTGGCCGCCTTCAAGCTGAGCCTGGCTCAGCTGCAGGAGGTGCGGGACAAGATGAGgatagagatggagaggggctTGAGGAAGGACACCCACAGCACAGCCTCTGTAAAGATGCTGCCCACTTACATCTACAGCATTCCCAACGGGACAG AGACAGGGAAGTACCTGGCTTTAGATTTGGGTGGGACCAACTTCCGAGTGCTCGTGGTGAACATCCGGAGTGGCCTTCACAAATCAGTGCATATGGACAACAAGATCTATACAGTGCCTCAGGAGATCATGCAGGGAACTAGGGAGGAG CTGATTGACCACATTGTCCAGTGCATCTCAGATTTCCTGGATTACATGGGTATGAAGAACACCTGTCTCCCTCTAGGATTCACCTTCTCTTTCCCCTGCAGACAGAATGAAATTGATAAG GGAAGTTTGGTGTGCTGGACAAAAGGGTTCAAAGCCACAGACTGTGAAGGAAATGATGTTGTGGACATGCTGAAAGAGGCCatcaaaagaagaaat gaaTTTAATCTGGATATTGTTGCTGTAATGAACGACACTGTGGGCACAATGATGACCTGTGCATATGAAGACCATGAATGTGAGATTGGACTCATTGCAG GCACTGGCAGTAATGTGTGTTACATGGAGGACATGCGAAACATCGAGACAGTGGAGGGGGACAATGGCCAGATGTGTGTGAACACGGAGTGGGGAGgatttggggaaaatggctgCATAGACGACATCTGGACAAAGTTCGACAAGGAGGTGGATGAGGAGTCCCTCAATGTCGGCAAGCAGAG GTTTGAGAAGATGATGAGTGGAATGTACCTGGGGGAGATTGTGCGGCATATCCTCATCGACTTGACGAGGCACGGCTTACTCTTCCGTGGGCACATCACAGATCTGCTGAAGACCCGTGGCATCTTTGAGACCAAGTTCCTGTCCCAGATAGAGAG TGATCGGCTGGCACTGCTGCAGGTGAGGTCCATCCTGCGGCGCCTGGGTCTGGACAGCACCTGTGATGACAGTATAATCGTGAAGGAGGTGTGTGGCACCGTGTCTCAACGTGCTGCACAGCTCTGCGGGGCTGGCATGGCCGCCGTCGTCGACAAGATTCGCGAGAACCGCGGGCTGGACCACCTGGACATCTCTGTGGGGGTGGACGGCACGCTGTACAAACTGCACCCACA TTTCTCTCGGATCCTGAGAAAGACGGTCCGGGATCTGGCCCCCAGATGTGATGTCACATTCGTCCTATCAGAGGATGGGAGCGGAAAGGGTGCAGCCCTCATCACCACCGTGGCACAGCAGAGGTACTCGCAAATGTGA
- the hkdc1 gene encoding hexokinase HKDC1 isoform X2 has product MLAVHLLSFYFSKLQEDQIKKVDRFLYAMRLSDEQLQDISARFRAEMEKGLSAESNETATVKMLPTHVLSTPDGSEKGDFLALDLGGSKFKVLQVKVSEDGKRKVEMNSLTYPIPAEVVNGRGTDLFSHVAESLKDFMEKNHINNKKTPLGFTFSFPCRQSKLDEGVLLSWSKNYKARGVQGMDVVENLRQAINRTGGMNVDVLALVNDTVGTMMSCGYDEQRCEVGVIVGTGTNACYMEELRHIDLVEGDEGRMCVNTEWGAFGDDGVLDDFITDFDREIDAASSNPGKQLFEKMVSGLYMGELVRIILLKMTKKGLLFEGQASDALRTKGKFQTKHIALIEKYKEGLKNTKEILVDLDLSPSEEDCIAVQHVCTIVSFRSANLCAAALAAILTRIRHNHKRKTLRTTVGMDGTVYRTHPQYPKRLHKVVRRLVPDCHVRFVLSESGSGKGAAMVTAVAQRLVIQHSQISETLAAFKLSLEQLQEVRDKMKTEMERGLRKDTHSTASVKMLPTYVYSVPDGTETGKYLALDLGGTNFRVLVVKLRTGLRKSVRMYNKIYAIPLEIMQGTGEELFDHIVQCISDFLDYMGMKNTCLPLGFTFSFPCRQIGIDKGRLVCWTKGFKATDCEGNDVVDMLREAIKRRNEFNLDIVAVMNDTVGTMMTCAYEDHECEIGLIAGTGSNVCYMEDMRNIETVEGDNGQMCVNTEWGGFGENGCIDDIWTKFDKEVDEESLNVGKQRFEKMMSGMYLGEIVRHILIDLTRHGLLFRGHITDLLKTRGIFETKFLSQIESDRLALLQVRSILRRLGLDSTCDDSIIVKEVCGTVSQRAAQLCGAGMAAVVDKIRENRGLDHLDISVGVDGTLYKLHPHFSRILRKTVRDLAPRCDVTFVLSEDGSGKGAALITTVAQQRYSQM; this is encoded by the exons GTGGACAGGTTCCTGTACGCCATGCGTCTCTCCGATGAACAGCTCCAGGACATCTCAGCCCGTTTCCGGGCAGAAATGGAGAAGGGTCTATCTGCCGAAAGCAATGAGACAGCCACGGTGAAGATGCTGCCCACACATGTCCTCTCCACCCCTGATGGATCAG AGAAAGGGGACTTTCTGGCACTCGACCTTGGGGGCTCCAAGTTCAAGGTGCTGCAGGTAAAGGTGTCAGAAGATGGAAAGAGGAAGGTGGAAATGAACAGCCTCACCTACCCCATCCCTGCTGAGGTTGTCAACGGCAGGGGTACAGAC CTCTTCAGTCATGTTGCAGAGTCCCTGAAAGATTTCATGGAGAAGAATCACATCAATAACAAGAAAACCCCCCTGGGCTTCACCTTCTCCTTCCCCTGCAGACAGTCGAAACTGGATGAG GGTGTACTTCTGTCATGGTCAAAGAATTACAAGGCCAGAGGAGTCCAGGGGATGGATGTGGTGGAGAACTTAAGGCAGGCTATCAACAGAACTGGG GGGATGAACGTGGACGTCTTGGCTCTCGTCAACGACACAGTGGGGACCATGATGTCCTGTGGGTATGATGAGCAGCGCTGTGAGGTTGGAGTCATTGTAG GCACGGGTACGAATGCCTGCTACATGGAGGAGCTGAGACACATCGACCtggtggagggagatgaaggCAGGATGTGTGTCAACACGGAGTGGGGAGCCTTTGGGGATGATGGTGTGCTCGACGACTTCATCACAGACTTTGACCGAGAGATTGATGCGGCTTCCAGCAACCCTGGGAAACAGCT ATTTGAGAAGATGGTCAGTGGGCTGTACATGGGAGAGCTGGTGCGGATCATTCTGCTGAAGATGACTAAGAAAGGCCTGCTCTTTGAAGGCCAGGCTTCGGACGCCCTTCGGACCAAAGGCAAATTCCAGACCAAGCACATTGCTTTAATCGAAAA GTATAAGGAGGGTCTGAAGAACACAAAGGAGATTCTGGTGGATTTGGATCTCAGCCCCTCAGAGGAAGACTGCATCGCCGTCCAGCACGTTTGCACCATCGTCTCCTTCCGCTCAGCAAACCTCTGTGCTGCAGCCTTGGCAGCCATTCTGACCCGAATCCGGCATAACCACAAGCGGAAGACCCTCAGGACCACGGTCGGCATGGACGGGACCGTTTACCGGACTCACCCTCA GTACCCCAAACGGCTCCACAAGGTGGTGCGGCGGCTGGTGCCAGACTGCCACGTGCGCTTCGTGCTATCAGAGAGCGGCAGCGGGAAGGGTGCTGCCATGGTAACGGCAGTTGCCCAGAGGCTGGTTATTCAGCATTCCCAGATCAGTGAGACGCTGGCTGCTTTCAAGCTGAGCCTGGAACAGCTGCAGGAGGTGCGGGACAAGAtgaagacagagatggagaggggctTGAGGAAGGACACCCACAGCACAGCCTCTGTAAAGATGCTGCCCACGTACGTCTACAGCGTTCCAGATGGAACAG AGACAGGAAAGTACCTGGCTTTAGATTTGGGTGGGACCAACTTCCGAGTGCTCGTGGTGAAGCTCCGGACCGGCCTTCGTAAATCAGTGCGCATGTACAACAAGATCTACGCAATCCCTCTCGAGATCATGCAGGGAACTGGGGAGGAG CTGTTTGACCACATTGTCCAGTGCATCTCAGATTTCCTGGATTACATGGGTATGAAGAACACCTGTCTCCCTCTAGGATTCACCTTCTCTTTTCCCTGCAGACAGATTGGAATTGATAAG GGAAGATTGGTGTGCTGGACAAAAGGGTTCAAAGCCACAGACTGTGAAGGAAATGATGTTGTGGACATGCTGAGAGAGGCCatcaaaagaagaaat gaaTTTAATCTGGATATTGTTGCTGTAATGAACGACACTGTGGGCACAATGATGACCTGTGCATATGAAGACCATGAATGTGAGATTGGACTCATTGCAG GCACTGGCAGTAATGTGTGTTACATGGAGGACATGCGAAACATCGAGACAGTGGAGGGGGACAATGGCCAGATGTGTGTGAACACGGAGTGGGGAGgatttggggaaaatggctgCATAGACGACATCTGGACAAAGTTCGACAAGGAGGTGGATGAGGAGTCCCTCAATGTCGGCAAGCAGAG GTTTGAGAAGATGATGAGTGGAATGTACCTGGGGGAGATTGTGCGGCATATCCTCATCGACTTGACGAGGCACGGCTTACTCTTCCGTGGGCACATCACAGATCTGCTGAAGACCCGTGGCATCTTTGAGACCAAGTTCCTGTCCCAGATAGAGAG TGATCGGCTGGCACTGCTGCAGGTGAGGTCCATCCTGCGGCGCCTGGGTCTGGACAGCACCTGTGATGACAGTATAATCGTGAAGGAGGTGTGTGGCACCGTGTCTCAACGTGCTGCACAGCTCTGCGGGGCTGGCATGGCCGCCGTCGTCGACAAGATTCGCGAGAACCGCGGGCTGGACCACCTGGACATCTCTGTGGGGGTGGACGGCACGCTGTACAAACTGCACCCACA TTTCTCTCGGATCCTGAGAAAGACGGTCCGGGATCTGGCCCCCAGATGTGATGTCACATTCGTCCTATCAGAGGATGGGAGCGGAAAGGGTGCAGCCCTCATCACCACCGTGGCACAGCAGAGGTACTCGCAAATGTGA
- the hkdc1 gene encoding hexokinase HKDC1 isoform X1 yields MLAVHLLSFYFSKLQEDQIKKVDRFLYAMRLSDEQLQDISARFRAEMEKGLSAESNETATVKMLPTHVLSTPDGSEKGDFLALDLGGSKFKVLQVKVSEDGKRKVEMNSLTYPIPAEVVNGRGTDLFSHVAESLKDFMEKNHINNKKTPLGFTFSFPCRQSKLDEGVLLSWSKNYKARGVQGMDVVENLRQAINRTGGMNVDVLALVNDTVGTMMSCGYDEQRCEVGVIVGTGTNACYMEELRHIDLVEGDEGRMCVNTEWGAFGDDGVLDDFITDFDREIDAASSNPGKQLFEKMVSGLYMGELVRIILLKMTKKGLLFEGQASDALRTKGKFQTKHIALIEKYKEGLKNTKEILVDLDLSPSEEDCIAVQHVCTIVSFRSANLCAAALAAILTRIRHNHKRKTLRTTVGMDGTVYRTHPQYPKRLHKVVRRLVPDCHVRFVLSESGSGKGAAMVTAVAQRLVIQHSQISETLAAFKLSLEQLQEVRDKMKTEMERGLRKDTHSTASVKMLPTYVYSVPDGTETGKYLALDLGGTNFRVLVVKLRTGLRKSVRMYNKIYAIPLEIMQGTGEELFDHIVQCISDFLDYMGMKNTCLPLGFTFSFPCRQIGIDKGRLVCWTKGFKATDCEGNDVVDMLREAIKRRNEFDLDIVAIVNDTVGTMMTCAYEDPKCEIGLIAGTGSNVCYMEDMRNIETVEGDEGQMCVNTEWGGFGENGCIDDIRTKFDKEVDEESLNVGKQRFEKMMSGMYLGEIVRQILINLTKRNLLFRGHITEPLKTPGIFETKFLSQIESDRLALLQVRSILQHLGLDSTCDDSIIVKEVCGTVSRRAAQLCGAGMAAVVDKIRENRGLDHLDITVGVDGTLYKLHPHFSQILRKTVRDLAPRCDVTFVLSEDGSGKGAALITAVAQRRYAQT; encoded by the exons GTGGACAGGTTCCTGTACGCCATGCGTCTCTCCGATGAACAGCTCCAGGACATCTCAGCCCGTTTCCGGGCAGAAATGGAGAAGGGTCTATCTGCCGAAAGCAATGAGACAGCCACGGTGAAGATGCTGCCCACACATGTCCTCTCCACCCCTGATGGATCAG AGAAAGGGGACTTTCTGGCACTCGACCTTGGGGGCTCCAAGTTCAAGGTGCTGCAGGTAAAGGTGTCAGAAGATGGAAAGAGGAAGGTGGAAATGAACAGCCTCACCTACCCCATCCCTGCTGAGGTTGTCAACGGCAGGGGTACAGAC CTCTTCAGTCATGTTGCAGAGTCCCTGAAAGATTTCATGGAGAAGAATCACATCAATAACAAGAAAACCCCCCTGGGCTTCACCTTCTCCTTCCCCTGCAGACAGTCGAAACTGGATGAG GGTGTACTTCTGTCATGGTCAAAGAATTACAAGGCCAGAGGAGTCCAGGGGATGGATGTGGTGGAGAACTTAAGGCAGGCTATCAACAGAACTGGG GGGATGAACGTGGACGTCTTGGCTCTCGTCAACGACACAGTGGGGACCATGATGTCCTGTGGGTATGATGAGCAGCGCTGTGAGGTTGGAGTCATTGTAG GCACGGGTACGAATGCCTGCTACATGGAGGAGCTGAGACACATCGACCtggtggagggagatgaaggCAGGATGTGTGTCAACACGGAGTGGGGAGCCTTTGGGGATGATGGTGTGCTCGACGACTTCATCACAGACTTTGACCGAGAGATTGATGCGGCTTCCAGCAACCCTGGGAAACAGCT ATTTGAGAAGATGGTCAGTGGGCTGTACATGGGAGAGCTGGTGCGGATCATTCTGCTGAAGATGACTAAGAAAGGCCTGCTCTTTGAAGGCCAGGCTTCGGACGCCCTTCGGACCAAAGGCAAATTCCAGACCAAGCACATTGCTTTAATCGAAAA GTATAAGGAGGGTCTGAAGAACACAAAGGAGATTCTGGTGGATTTGGATCTCAGCCCCTCAGAGGAAGACTGCATCGCCGTCCAGCACGTTTGCACCATCGTCTCCTTCCGCTCAGCAAACCTCTGTGCTGCAGCCTTGGCAGCCATTCTGACCCGAATCCGGCATAACCACAAGCGGAAGACCCTCAGGACCACGGTCGGCATGGACGGGACCGTTTACCGGACTCACCCTCA GTACCCCAAACGGCTCCACAAGGTGGTGCGGCGGCTGGTGCCAGACTGCCACGTGCGCTTCGTGCTATCAGAGAGCGGCAGCGGGAAGGGTGCTGCCATGGTAACGGCAGTTGCCCAGAGGCTGGTTATTCAGCATTCCCAGATCAGTGAGACGCTGGCTGCTTTCAAGCTGAGCCTGGAACAGCTGCAGGAGGTGCGGGACAAGAtgaagacagagatggagaggggctTGAGGAAGGACACCCACAGCACAGCCTCTGTAAAGATGCTGCCCACGTACGTCTACAGCGTTCCAGATGGAACAG AGACAGGAAAGTACCTGGCTTTAGATTTGGGTGGGACCAACTTCCGAGTGCTCGTGGTGAAGCTCCGGACCGGCCTTCGTAAATCAGTGCGCATGTACAACAAGATCTACGCAATCCCTCTCGAGATCATGCAGGGAACTGGGGAGGAG CTGTTTGACCACATTGTCCAGTGCATCTCAGATTTCCTGGATTACATGGGTATGAAGAACACCTGTCTCCCTCTAGGATTCACCTTCTCTTTTCCCTGCAGACAGATTGGAATTGATAAG GGAAGATTGGTGTGCTGGACAAAAGGGTTCAAAGCCACAGACTGTGAAGGAAATGATGTTGTGGACATGCTGAGAGAGGCCatcaaaagaagaaat GAATTTGATCTGGATATTGTTGCGATAGTGAACGACACTGTGGGCACAATGATGACCTGTGCGTATGAAGATCCTAAATGTGAGATTGGACTCATCGCGG GCACTGGCAGTAATGTGTGTTACATGGAGGACATGCGAAACATCGAGACGGTGGAGGGGGACGAGGGCCAGATGTGTGTGAACACGGAGTGGGGAGgatttggggaaaatggctgCATAGACGACATCCGGACAAAGTTCGACAAGGAGGTGGATGAGGAGTCCCTCAACGTCGGCAAGCAGAG GTTTGAGAAGATGATGAGTGGAATGTACCTGGGAGAGATTGTGCGACAGATCCTCATCAACCTGACCAAGCGTAACTTGCTCTTCCGTGGGCACATCACAGAGCCACTGAAGACCCCTGGTATCTTTGAGACCAAGTTCCTGTCCCAGATAGAGAG TGATCGGCTGGCACTGCTGCAGGTGAGGTCCATCCTGCAGCACCTGGGTCTGGACAGCACCTGTGATGACAGTATAATCGTGAAGGAGGTGTGCGGCACCGTGTCTCGCCGTGCTGCACAGCTCTGCGGGGCTGGCATGGCCGCCGTCGTCGACAAGATTCGCGAGAACCGCGGGCTGGACCACCTGGACATCACCGTGGGGGTGGACGGCACGCTGTACAAACTGCACCCACA TTTCTCTCAGATCCTGAGAAAGACGGTCCGGGATCTGGCCCCcaggtgtgatgtcacattcGTCCTGTCAGAGGATGGGAGCGGAAAGGGTGCAGCCCTCATCACCGCCGTGGCACAGCGGAGGTACGCGCAAACGTAA